Proteins encoded in a region of the Vicia villosa cultivar HV-30 ecotype Madison, WI linkage group LG5, Vvil1.0, whole genome shotgun sequence genome:
- the LOC131606889 gene encoding RING-H2 finger protein ATL57-like, producing MRFSNRRLLLQYEDVPISTPPQIQPTNTKTASSPSIPTIPSKTITSPLSLPLPLHPIFSSNVAYSFLLIFSIFFFAAFVILSIREVSSRRRRGIPPRRGLDPAAVKALPVCLYEEDTKQPDCAICLEEFRECEEVKMVPYCSHVFHPECIDAWLSAHVTCPICRCVIKVCGGSVDQNAGRSTVDNGS from the coding sequence ATGAGATTCTCCAACCGCAGGTTGCTCCTACAGTACGAGGATGTTCCAATCTCAACACCTCCTCAAATCCAACCCACCAACACCAAAACCGCATCCTCACCTTCCATTCCCACCATTCCATCAAAAACCATCACAAGCCCTTTGAGTCTACCACTACCCTTACATCCGATTTTCTCTTCCAACGTGGCCTACTCCTTCCTCCTCATCTTCTCCATCTTCTTCTTCGCGGCCTTCGTCATCTTATCCATCCGTGAAGTCTCGTCCCGGCGGCGGCGCGGCATCCCTCCGCGACGGGGGCTGGATCCCGCCGCCGTGAAGGCTCTGCCGGTTTGTTTGTACGAGGAGGATACGAAGCAGCCGGACTGTGCGATTTGTTTGGAGGAGTTTCGAGAGTGTGAGGAAGTGAAGATGGTTCCGTACTGTTCGCACGTGTTTCATCCGGAATGTATTGACGCGTGGCTTTCTGCGCACGTGACTTGTCCTATTTGCAGGTGCGTTATTAAAGTGTGCGGTGGGAGTGTCGATCAAAATGCTGGAAGATCAACGGTGGATAATGGAAGTTGA